The Patescibacteria group bacterium genome contains the following window.
GAATTACAATTAAAACATAGTGATATTGTTTTAGATATAGGTTGTGATAAGGGCGATCTTGTTTCATTTTTACAACCATTTTGTAGAAAAATAATAGGAATAGATGTAAATGAAGGAGCTGTTAAAAATTCCCAAGTTACAGATTTAAAATTTATGGATGCAAGAGAAACTAACTTTCCAGAGAATTTCTTTACTAAAATAGTTTCATGTTATACAATTGAGCACATACCTAATATACAAAAATTATTCAAAGAAATTGACAGCATACTCAAGCCTGGAGGTTTAGTGGTTTTGTATTATCCTTGGGAGTTATTTAGAGGTATGGGTACTATGAGAAATGCATGGATTTTTTATCGAAACCCCTTTAAAGGATATAAAATCCATTTAAATAAATTGAATCATAATAAAATTAAACACTTAATAAAAGGAACAAATTTAAAAATCTTTAAAAAGAAATTTTATTTTGATGCGCAACCAGCATATATAACAATACTTATAAAAAAAGC
Protein-coding sequences here:
- a CDS encoding class I SAM-dependent methyltransferase is translated as MRYDLKFSRSGIWNAFGRIKRINEKLKQELQLKHSDIVLDIGCDKGDLVSFLQPFCRKIIGIDVNEGAVKNSQVTDLKFMDARETNFPENFFTKIVSCYTIEHIPNIQKLFKEIDSILKPGGLVVLYYPWELFRGMGTMRNAWIFYRNPFKGYKIHLNKLNHNKIKHLIKGTNLKIFKKKFYFDAQPAYITILIKKA